One Acetomicrobium sp. S15 = DSM 107314 DNA segment encodes these proteins:
- a CDS encoding isocitrate/isopropylmalate family dehydrogenase, with amino-acid sequence MKIIENPRQFDVILAGNIFGDILSDLSSVLAGSIGMMPS; translated from the coding sequence ATGAAAATTATAGAAAACCCGCGGCAGTTTGATGTTATCCTCGCGGGCAATATTTTTGGCGATATCCTCAGCGATCTCTCATCTGTACTCGCGGGGTCGATCGGCATGATGCCTTCTG